In a genomic window of Thermoproteus tenax Kra 1:
- a CDS encoding GTP cyclohydrolase IIa — protein sequence MHSIMQLKLIGYREWTETLGFRREHIIQQTQAELHKRIWAEFTSLDALPHQMRYDYAMVYSNNVPAESLIAKVKSIQEAAPVPVDYCIGRGRTPLEAYERCGDGSTEGGPAVVGHLDIVNSTRQTEKRGSYDIYIVVGDLLNKINSICRGLGCLSFYLGGDNIMIFLPDVEAGFQIYDQVYIDVRLGIGIAERPYQAFTKATEALDSMRRDNVVGVRILR from the coding sequence GTGCACAGCATAATGCAACTCAAGTTGATCGGGTACAGAGAGTGGACTGAGACTCTCGGCTTCAGAAGGGAGCACATAATTCAGCAGACGCAAGCGGAGTTACACAAGAGGATATGGGCTGAGTTTACATCGCTGGATGCTCTGCCGCATCAGATGAGGTACGACTACGCCATGGTCTACTCCAACAACGTGCCTGCGGAGTCTCTCATTGCGAAGGTTAAGTCGATCCAGGAGGCGGCGCCAGTGCCCGTGGACTACTGTATAGGCAGAGGGAGGACTCCGCTTGAGGCTTACGAGCGTTGCGGCGATGGATCTACAGAGGGCGGGCCGGCCGTGGTGGGGCATTTGGATATTGTCAATAGCACGAGACAGACCGAGAAGCGCGGCTCCTACGATATCTATATTGTCGTTGGAGATCTATTGAACAAGATAAACTCAATATGCAGAGGTCTGGGCTGTCTCTCCTTCTATTTGGGAGGCGACAATATAATGATATTCCTCCCAGATGTAGAGGCAGGGTTCCAGATATATGACCAAGTGTATATCGACGTGAGGCTAGGGATCGGAATAGCCGAGAGGCCCTATCAAGCCTTCACTAA